The following is a genomic window from Deltaproteobacteria bacterium.
GCAGATTTTAAGCACATCTATCGTCCAAACCACTGCGGCCGTTTCATAAAAAGTTACAATGTCCACCACCCATTTTCGAGGTCTGCTAGGTTCTGCCTGGTACGTATCGCTTACGTATGTTTGGTCTCTTTTGTTGAGAGATAGATAATATTTTTCTCTCTCGGTAAGTCTTGTTTGTCTCTGCATACCGGTCGTGTCAATGATCTCCTTCGCCCCAGATGCAAATAATAATGTTATATTATCTACATGAAATTTGGCCACTCTAGTGAGTACCTCCTGGGGTTTTTGGGTGATATCTTTATAGTGCATAAAAGTGTATAGTTGCAGATTTTCGGGTGTACAAGTGAAGTAATTTTCTAGACGACCAGCGATACTTCGTGCAATGGCCAACTGTTGTTGATTGAACACTTCAATAACTACTTTTTCCCATTGCTTTCTTGATCGTATTCCCAAGAAACCAAATATACATACCAATACAAAAATGCTTATTAAAAACCAGAAGATCCCTTTAGAAAATATTATATTTAATTTCATCACTTAATTATTAAAAGCAAAATCTATCCCAAATACTCTACCACTTCATAGAATTCAAACCTGTAGGGAGCAGGAGGGATGCCAAAAAATAGTCTCCATGCCGCAAAGATCCTGGCTTGACTATCTCTTTATCATAAAACTCTTTGGCTGACAAACAAATCCATCCATTGAGAGCGATCCTGCCAGGTGGCAAAAGGACCCGTTGATCTTGGTCATCATTTCACCATAAAAATATCAGAGATAGCCTATCTTGAGAGACTAAGAAAAGAATTGGGTATTAACTAAGATCTCGCCGAATGTGCTGTTTTTACAGGAAAAATTGGACTTGACAAACTCCCATAGCCCACCATCTCCTTTGGCTGCGACGCTTCACCTGAGTCTGCCGCACAGGTTTCGAAGCGTCGCAGCCAAAGGAAAGGCAGGTGTGAAGGAGGGTTGAAACCATCCATTGCTACTGTCTTCTCTGGACTAGATTATCGACCACAGAGGGGTCTGCCAAGGTAGTGGTGTCGCCGAGGTTGTCGATATCACCTTCCGCGATCTTGCGTAAGATGCGCCGCATGATCTTACCACTACGGGTCTTGGGTAGGGCATCGGCAAAATGGATCTTATCTGGGCTGGCAATGGGGCCGATCTCCTTACGGACATGGGTAACGAGGGTCTTCTTCAATTCATCAGAACTCTCCACTCCCGCCTTCAGGGTCACAAAGGCATATATCCCCTGGCCCTTCAGATCATGGGGGTACCCAACCACAGCCGCCTCCGCCACCAAATCATGGGAGACCAGGGCACTCTCGACCTCGGCCGTCCCGATCCGGTGACCGGAGACATTGAGGACATCATCCACCCTGCCCATCAGCCAGAAGTACCCATCCTCATCCTGCCTGGCCCCGTCACCGGTAAGGTACACCCCAGGGATCTGGACAAAGTAGGTCTCTTTGAACCGCTCTGGGTCGCCGTAGACAGTACGCATCAACCCGGGCCACGGCCTCTTAATCGCCAGATATCCCCCCTCATTGACCTCAGCAGGCGTGCCATCTTCCCGCAAGACCTGAGCATCAACACCAGGAAACGGCACCGCAGCTGAACCAGGCTTGAGCGGTACAGCACCAGGCAACGGAGTAATGAGAATACCACCTGTCTCTGTCTGCCACCACGTATCCACAATAGGACAACGCTCTTTACCGATCACCGTGTAATACCACATCCAGGCTTCTGGGTTTATAGGCTCGCCTACTGACCCCAAGATTCGCAATGAAGACAAATCACGCTTGTTTGGCCATTCATCGCCTTCCCTCATCAATGCTCGCAGTGCAGTAGGGGCAGTGTAGAAAATATTCACTTTATACTTTTCCACAATTTCCCAGAACCTGTCTGGATGAGGAAAAGTGGGTACGCCCTCAAACATCAAACTGGTGGCACCAAAGGCCAAGGGACCATATACAATAAAGCTATGCCCCGTTACCCAA
Proteins encoded in this region:
- the acs gene encoding acetate--CoA ligase, whose amino-acid sequence is MAGEKGMISMMEETRVFPPPKELSEKAYIKSMEEYKKLYKESIENPEKFWGELAEDLDWYKKWDKVLVEDFANAKHEWFVGGKLNVSYNCLDRHLTTWRKNKAAIIWEGEPEGENKIYTYQQLYYEVCKFANVLKKFGVKKGDRVSIYLPMIPELPIAMLACARIGAIHSVVFGGFSAEALRDRILDAGAKILICCDGYYRSGRVIKSKDNADAAMAECPDVDRAIVVKRVNSEVNMQEGRDYWWHDEMLAEDIKPVCEPEQMDAEDPLYILYTSGSTGKPKGVLHTQAGYLLFCLENFKWIFDYKEEETFWCTADVGWVTGHSFIVYGPLAFGATSLMFEGVPTFPHPDRFWEIVEKYKVNIFYTAPTALRALMREGDEWPNKRDLSSLRILGSVGEPINPEAWMWYYTVIGKERCPIVDTWWQTETGGILITPLPGAVPLKPGSAAVPFPGVDAQVLREDGTPAEVNEGGYLAIKRPWPGLMRTVYGDPERFKETYFVQIPGVYLTGDGARQDEDGYFWLMGRVDDVLNVSGHRIGTAEVESALVSHDLVAEAAVVGYPHDLKGQGIYAFVTLKAGVESSDELKKTLVTHVRKEIGPIASPDKIHFADALPKTRSGKIMRRILRKIAEGDIDNLGDTTTLADPSVVDNLVQRRQ